A genomic region of Miscanthus floridulus cultivar M001 chromosome 3, ASM1932011v1, whole genome shotgun sequence contains the following coding sequences:
- the LOC136544839 gene encoding uncharacterized protein: MPPPRSRAPPALPDELIEEVLLRVPPDDPASLVRAALACRRWCRLVANPAFRRRRLELHCARQPMLGFLCDGIWDGKSPSARFVPTSSFRPPHADLCGMRSLDARHGRVLFHSSVYRGYIVWNPITDQRVELPRPPLLGNRSIKATVLCAATGVCECDHLNCHSGPFIVVLVGTNDIAVGNGKVPNNMFSCIYSSESSAWSKPTYDDHPGDNFVSAHSALVGKTIFFALRSYERILKCDLGTQEMSVIRLPYVRTNTIFTDYVPIELTTLEDGRLGFARVEKSNELCLWSRGEGDDVEGWTLCKVIDLKDLFPLVDSCDLEHCLVGFAESVCVAFVAVHCGLFTIDMKSGLMKKVSEGPGICRAVPYINFCTPALEAPSRDDGQRVGISSGKGGCLKGLKS, from the coding sequence ATGCCGCCGCCACGGTCACGCGCGCCGCCGGCTTTGCCAGATGAGCTCATCGAGGAGGTCCTCCTCCGTGTCCCTCCCGACGACCCCGCGAGTCTCGTCCGCGCCGCGCTCGCCTGTAGGCGCTGGTGCCGCCTCGTCGCCAATCCGGCCTTCCGCCGTAGGCGGCTGGAGCTCCACTGCGCCAGGCAGCCCATGCTGGGCTTCCTGTGCGATGGCATCTGGGACGGCAAAAGCCCCTCCGCCCGCTTCGTCCCCACGTCCTCCTTCCGCCCGCCTCATGCCGACCTGTGCGGAATGCGGTCCTTGGATGCTCGCCACGGCCGCGTCCTCTTCCACAGCAGCGTCTACAGGGGTTACATCGTCTGGAACCCAATCACGGACCAGCGGGTGGAGCTGCCTAGACCGCCATTATTAGGAAATAGGAGCATCAAAGCCACGGTGCTCTGTGCTGCCACCGGCGTGTGCGAGTGCGACCACCTCAACTGCCACAGTGGACCCTTTATCGTCGTCCTCGTGGGCACCAACGACATTGCAGTCGGGAATGGGAAGGTTCCCAACAACATGTTCTCTTGCATCTACTCGTCCGAGTCCAGTGCGTGGAGCAAGCCGACCTATGATGATCACCCTGGTGACAACTTCGTCTCAGCGCACAGTGCCCTCGTGGGGAAGACAATCTTCTTCGCACTGCGTAGCTATGAAAGAATCCTTAAATGTGATTTGGGCACCCAAGAAATGTCTGTGATAAGGCTACCATATGTGCGTACCAATACCATATTTACAGACTATGTGCCAATTGAGCTCACAACTTTGGAGGATGGTCGTCTCGGATTCGCAAGGGTGGAGAAATCCAATGAGCTATGCCTGTGGTCGAGGGGAGAGGGTGATGATGTTGAGGGATGGACATTATGCAAAGTCATTGATCTTAAGGACCTGTTCCCGCTTGTTGACTCGTGTGACCTCGAGCATTGTCTTGTTGGCTTTGCAGAAAGTGTTTGTGTCGCTTTCGTGGCAGTGCATTGTGGGCTCTTTACTATTGATATGAAGTCTGGACTTATGAAGAAGGTATCTGAGGGCCCCGGCATCTGCCGTGCTGTTCCCTACATTAACTTCTGCACTCCAG